One genomic window of Actinoplanes lobatus includes the following:
- a CDS encoding LacI family DNA-binding transcriptional regulator, translating into MPTPGGLIGLVLTGSAARVGVEPFFMELIAGMEEALAPYGANVLLLVVPDLEAELATYQRWAGDRTVQAVVVVNLVHDDTRPEFLAGLGLPAVLAGRAGTAAFPRVVTDDAGAMTVAVEMLAGLGHRVIGRVSGPADLVHTADRTAAMHAAATRQGVEARIVEGDYGAEAGVRGVHDLLAGSPPPTAVIFDNDVMAVAAEQELIRSGVPVPERVSLLVHDDSPLCELAVPPLSALSIDVHDHGLSLARVVIATLDGVQPADYPGPPIRVLRRESTGPAPVAVT; encoded by the coding sequence ATGCCCACCCCGGGTGGCCTGATCGGGCTGGTGCTCACCGGCAGCGCCGCCCGGGTCGGCGTCGAGCCGTTCTTCATGGAGCTGATCGCCGGCATGGAGGAGGCGCTCGCGCCCTACGGGGCGAACGTGCTGCTGCTCGTGGTGCCGGATCTGGAGGCCGAGCTGGCCACCTATCAGCGCTGGGCCGGCGACCGGACGGTGCAGGCCGTCGTCGTGGTCAACCTGGTGCACGACGACACCCGGCCGGAGTTCCTGGCCGGGCTGGGGCTGCCCGCGGTGCTCGCCGGGCGGGCCGGCACGGCGGCCTTCCCACGGGTGGTCACCGACGACGCCGGAGCCATGACGGTCGCCGTGGAGATGCTCGCCGGGCTCGGCCACCGGGTGATCGGGCGGGTCAGCGGGCCCGCCGACCTGGTGCACACGGCCGACCGCACGGCGGCGATGCACGCGGCGGCCACCCGGCAGGGCGTCGAGGCGCGCATCGTCGAGGGCGACTACGGGGCGGAGGCCGGGGTGCGTGGCGTCCATGACCTGCTGGCCGGTTCGCCGCCGCCCACCGCGGTGATCTTCGACAACGACGTGATGGCGGTCGCCGCGGAGCAGGAGCTGATCCGGAGCGGGGTGCCGGTCCCCGAGCGGGTGAGCCTGCTGGTCCACGACGACTCGCCGCTGTGTGAGCTGGCCGTGCCGCCGCTGTCCGCGCTCAGCATCGACGTGCACGACCACGGCCTCAGCCTGGCCCGCGTGGTCATCGCCACCCTCGACGGCGTCCAGCCGGCCGACTACCCGGGCCCACCGATCCGCGTCCTCCGCCGCGAAAGCACCGGCCCGGCCCCGGTCGCCGTCACCTGA
- a CDS encoding formylglycine-generating enzyme family protein: MWSEEAVAGRPAWRHTPSGVVFRKVPAGVFRMGLSDAEIDAVRAIERAGDTEDTVEPFLSGAGECRPVREVKVEPFLLARHPLTVDQVRHWLPDYDDFYARAGTTAARLTGDLGDLLATWPFRLPSEAEWEYAARAGTTTLTFRGDARPGEDQLLDDFGDEARTAAAENPFGLAGMGSAGELCSDVWIPGFDGAPLDASPRTGDGPRTVRGGAADLYPWQGCDEWLLLLSATRYEHDSFTAIRPAAPLPPH, encoded by the coding sequence ATGTGGAGCGAGGAGGCCGTGGCCGGGCGCCCGGCATGGCGGCACACCCCGTCCGGAGTGGTGTTCCGGAAGGTGCCGGCCGGCGTCTTCCGGATGGGCCTGTCCGATGCGGAGATCGACGCGGTACGCGCCATCGAGCGCGCGGGCGACACCGAGGACACGGTCGAACCGTTCCTTTCCGGCGCCGGCGAATGCCGCCCGGTCCGCGAGGTGAAGGTGGAGCCGTTCCTGCTGGCCCGGCACCCGCTGACCGTCGACCAGGTGCGGCACTGGCTGCCGGACTACGACGACTTCTACGCCCGCGCGGGCACGACCGCCGCGCGCCTGACGGGCGACCTCGGCGACCTGCTGGCCACGTGGCCGTTCCGCCTGCCCAGCGAGGCCGAATGGGAGTACGCGGCCCGCGCCGGAACCACCACGCTCACCTTCCGCGGCGACGCCAGACCCGGAGAGGACCAGCTCCTCGACGACTTCGGCGACGAGGCCCGCACCGCCGCCGCCGAGAACCCGTTCGGCCTGGCCGGCATGGGCTCAGCCGGCGAACTCTGCTCCGACGTGTGGATCCCCGGCTTCGACGGCGCCCCGCTGGACGCGAGCCCCCGCACCGGCGACGGCCCACGAACAGTCCGCGGCGGCGCGGCCGACCTCTACCCGTGGCAGGGCTGCGACGAGTGGCTCCTGCTGCTCTCCGCCACCCGCTACGAACACGACTCCTTCACCGCGATCCGCCCGGCCGCCCCGCTACCACCCCACTAG
- a CDS encoding AbfB domain-containing protein: MSYQPRRRELLAAIGGAVVTAAVGLPARPAAAADVYTAYLMAHFTGESATGEQMYFATSTDGLHWTDLNGSQPVLLSSVGEKGVRDPALVRSPAGDRFHLIATDLRIASGKGWDVAQHSGSTSLVVWESTNLTTWSAPRLVNVAGAISGAGCAWAPEAIYDPAAGNYVVYWATITDKARIYYSRTTDFRSFTSPQVYIDRPGTQGIIDTQILEIAGSVGGYRYVRASGDGQITIEGSNQIVGGWTRLGDLSGLGLTGAQVEGPILHKFNDRNEWGLWVDQYASGRGYLPLATTNPASLSAYRIRGTSEYALGASRKRHGTILPITQAQYTALHGKWATFTTGVNRIQSYNFTDRYVRHSNFDARIDAGVSPLADSQWRLVPGLAGASGVSIESTNFPGYYLRHSNFDFALAPDDGSTAFAADATFTRVAGLADSSAVSFRSYNNLTRYLRHYNYLLRLDEITTATGRADATFRLTS, from the coding sequence ATGAGCTATCAGCCACGACGGCGGGAACTGCTCGCGGCGATCGGCGGCGCCGTCGTCACGGCCGCCGTCGGTCTCCCGGCGCGGCCCGCGGCGGCCGCCGACGTGTACACCGCCTATCTCATGGCGCACTTCACCGGTGAGAGCGCCACCGGTGAGCAGATGTACTTCGCCACCAGCACCGACGGCCTGCACTGGACCGACCTGAACGGGTCGCAGCCGGTGCTGCTGTCCAGCGTGGGGGAGAAGGGCGTCCGCGACCCGGCCCTGGTCCGCTCCCCGGCCGGCGACCGGTTCCACCTGATCGCCACCGACCTGCGGATCGCCAGCGGCAAGGGCTGGGACGTCGCCCAGCACAGCGGCAGCACCTCCCTGGTCGTGTGGGAGTCCACCAACCTGACAACCTGGTCGGCGCCGCGCCTGGTGAACGTTGCGGGCGCCATTTCCGGCGCCGGTTGCGCCTGGGCGCCGGAGGCCATCTACGACCCGGCGGCCGGAAACTATGTCGTCTACTGGGCGACCATTACCGACAAGGCGCGGATCTACTATTCCCGCACCACCGACTTCCGTTCTTTCACCAGCCCGCAGGTCTACATCGACCGGCCGGGCACGCAGGGCATCATCGACACCCAGATCCTGGAGATCGCGGGCAGTGTGGGTGGTTACCGGTACGTGCGGGCCTCCGGCGACGGGCAGATCACCATCGAGGGCAGCAACCAGATCGTCGGCGGCTGGACGCGGCTCGGCGACCTGTCCGGGCTGGGCCTGACCGGGGCTCAGGTGGAGGGCCCGATCCTGCACAAGTTCAACGACCGCAACGAGTGGGGCCTGTGGGTCGACCAGTACGCGTCCGGCCGCGGCTACCTGCCGTTGGCCACCACGAATCCGGCCTCGCTGAGCGCCTACCGGATCCGCGGCACCTCGGAGTACGCGCTGGGCGCCAGCCGGAAGCGGCACGGCACGATCCTGCCGATCACCCAGGCGCAGTACACCGCGCTGCACGGTAAGTGGGCGACGTTCACGACCGGGGTCAACCGGATCCAGTCGTACAACTTCACCGACCGGTACGTGCGGCACAGCAACTTCGACGCCCGCATCGACGCCGGTGTCTCCCCGCTGGCCGACTCCCAGTGGCGGCTCGTGCCCGGCCTGGCCGGCGCGAGCGGTGTGTCGATCGAGTCCACCAACTTCCCCGGCTACTACCTGCGGCACAGCAACTTCGACTTCGCGCTGGCCCCCGACGACGGCAGCACCGCCTTTGCGGCCGACGCCACCTTCACCCGGGTCGCCGGGCTGGCCGACTCCTCGGCGGTGTCGTTCCGGTCCTACAACAACCTGACCCGCTACCTGCGGCACTACAACTACCTGCTGCGGCTCGACGAGATCACCACCGCCACCGGGCGGGCCGACGCCACCTTCCGCCTGACCAGCTGA
- a CDS encoding family 43 glycosylhydrolase translates to MRNLARAATVLLGSSMVVAVAAGPAAAAEIPTGARSLESVNLTGRYIRHSDYLGSVAAVTSSSTAQAKSDATFTVTPGLAGGAGCVSFQAANGMWLRHRDFRVRLETNAGTATFLADATFCVRDGSVSGSVRLESSNYPGRFLRHRDNQLWIDPSTTNPGTFAADSSFRVTTPWVAGRRSPVIKGLYGDPNIAYLNGRYYIYPTTDGYAGWSGTRFKAFSSTDLVNWTDHGTVLDLATQVDWSSGRAWAPTVAYRNGRYYLYFCGDTNIGVATSTSPAGPFTDALGKPLIAAGFRSGQMIDPAVFTDDDGQSYLYWGNGYAYAVPLNADMISFDSARVTTFGLPNFREAPFVVKRNGVYHMTYSVDDTRSENYHVEYATSTSPLGPWTHRGTILSKDLNLGIKGPGHHSIVQAPGTDTWYIAYHRFAIPAGDGTNREVTIDPLRFGADGMIMPVVPTL, encoded by the coding sequence ATGCGCAATCTCGCCCGCGCGGCGACCGTACTCCTGGGCTCGTCGATGGTCGTGGCCGTCGCCGCCGGCCCGGCGGCGGCCGCCGAGATCCCGACCGGCGCCCGGTCGCTGGAGTCGGTCAACCTGACCGGCCGGTACATCCGGCACAGCGACTATCTCGGCAGCGTCGCCGCGGTCACCTCGAGCAGCACGGCCCAGGCCAAGAGCGACGCCACCTTCACCGTGACGCCGGGTCTGGCCGGCGGCGCCGGCTGCGTCTCGTTCCAGGCGGCCAACGGCATGTGGCTGCGCCACCGCGACTTCCGGGTCCGCCTGGAGACCAACGCGGGCACGGCCACGTTCCTGGCCGACGCCACCTTCTGCGTACGGGACGGGTCGGTCAGCGGTTCGGTTCGGCTGGAGTCGTCGAACTACCCGGGACGGTTCCTGCGGCACCGTGACAACCAGTTGTGGATCGACCCCTCCACCACCAACCCCGGCACGTTCGCGGCCGACAGCTCGTTCCGCGTCACCACCCCGTGGGTGGCCGGCCGCCGCAGCCCGGTGATCAAGGGCCTGTACGGCGACCCGAACATCGCCTACCTGAACGGCCGCTACTACATCTACCCGACCACCGACGGGTACGCCGGCTGGAGCGGCACCCGGTTCAAGGCGTTCTCCTCCACCGACCTGGTGAACTGGACCGATCACGGCACCGTCCTGGATCTGGCCACCCAGGTCGACTGGTCGAGCGGGCGGGCGTGGGCGCCGACCGTGGCCTACCGCAACGGCCGCTACTACCTCTACTTCTGCGGCGACACCAACATCGGCGTGGCCACCTCGACCAGCCCGGCCGGGCCGTTCACCGACGCGCTGGGCAAGCCGCTGATCGCGGCCGGGTTCCGCAGCGGGCAGATGATCGACCCGGCGGTGTTCACCGACGATGACGGCCAGTCCTATCTGTACTGGGGAAACGGGTACGCGTACGCCGTACCCCTGAATGCCGACATGATCTCGTTCGACTCGGCCAGGGTGACCACCTTCGGGTTGCCGAACTTCCGTGAGGCGCCGTTCGTCGTCAAGCGCAACGGCGTCTACCACATGACCTACTCGGTGGACGACACGCGCTCGGAGAACTACCACGTCGAGTACGCCACCAGCACGTCACCGCTCGGTCCGTGGACGCATCGCGGCACGATCCTGTCGAAGGACCTGAATCTGGGCATCAAGGGGCCCGGGCATCATTCGATCGTGCAGGCGCCCGGCACCGACACCTGGTACATCGCCTACCACCGGTTCGCGATCCCGGCCGGGGACGGCACCAACCGCGAGGTCACGATCGACCCGTTGCGTTTCGGCGCCGACGGCATGATCATGCCGGTGGTGCCCACCCTGTGA